The Streptomyces sp. NBC_00435 nucleotide sequence CGCAGCGCCAAACCGGAACGGCGCTGACTGCTTTCCGGACGTGTGAGCGGGTACCCTCGTGGCGATATGAGCAGCGAGAACCTCCCCCAGACCCCTGAGCAGCAGGGCCGCAAGCCCCGCGTGGCCGTCGTGTTCGGCGGCCGCAGCTCGGAACACGCCATCTCGGTCGTCACCGCGGGCGCCGTCCTGCGCTCCATCGACCGCTCCAAGTACGAGGTGCTGCCCATCGGCATCACCACGGACGGCCGGTGGGCGCTGACCTCCGACGAGCCCGCCCGGATGGCGATCTCCGACGGCAAGCTCCCCGACGTCGGGCAGCTCGCCGAGTCCGAGGACGGCGCCGTCGTGCTCTCCGTCGACCCGGCCAGCCGCGAGGTCGTCTACACCGAGCCGGGCGCCGTCCCCAAGGCCCTGGGCGAAGTGGACGTGGTCTTCCCCGTCCTGCACGGCCCGTACGGCGAGGACGGCACCCTCCAGGGCCTCCTGGAGCTCTCCGGCATCCCGTACGTCGGCTCGGGCGTCCTCGCCTCGGCCGTCGGCCAGGACAAGGACTACATGAAGCGGGTCTTCACGTCCTTCGGGCTGCGCGTCGGCCCGTACGTGACCATCCGCCCCCGCGAGTGGGAGAACGACCGCGAGGGCGCCCTCGCCCGCATCGCGGACTTCGCCGGCGAGCACGGCTGGCCGCTGTTCATCAAGCCCGCCCGAGCCGGATCCTCGATCGGCATCACCAAGGTCGACGCCCCCTCCGGGCTGGACGCCGCGATCCGCGAGGCCCGCCGCCACGACCCGAAGATCATCGTGGAGGCGCTGCTGCGCGGCCGCGAGATCGAGTGCGGGGTCCTGGAGTTCGAGGACGGGCCGCGCGCGAGCGTGCCGGCCGAGATCCCGCCGGTCTCCAGCCACGACTTCTACGACTTCGAGGCGAAGTACATCGACTCGGCCTCCGGACTCGTGCCCGCCCCGCTCACCCCGGAGCAGACCGCCGAAGTCCAGAAGCTCGCGATCGAGGCCTTCGACGCCGCGTCCTGCGAGGGTCTGGTGCGCGCCGACTTCTTCCTCACCGAGGACGGCACCTTCGTCATCAACGAGATCAACACGATGCCGGGCTTCACGCCGATCTCCATGTACCCGCGCATGTGGCAGGAGTCGGGCATCGAATACCCGGAGCTGGTGGACCGCCTGATCCAGGCCGCCCTGCGCCGCTCCACCGGGCTGCGCTAGCACCCGGGCGCGAAGCCCCGTACGCGACGAGGCCCGCCCGCCGGTTCCCCGAAAGGGATGACCGGCGGGCGGGCCTCGTGAGCGCGGGGCACCGGCCGGCCGTCCCCTTCCGGGGAGCCGGCGGGGTCAGTACGAGGAGATGCCCTCCGGCACGGTCTTGGCGATCGCGTCGGACAGGCCCACCAGCATCCCCGCATCCGTGGCATGCTCCTTGTCGACCAGGACCTCCGTGTACGCCAGCCGCAGCCCGGTGGTGAACCGGACCCCGCCGTCGTCCAGCCGCTCCACGAGCCAGCCGACACCGTTCACCTCGATGCCGTCCTGCTCGGGATCCAGCATCTTCGCGGGCTTGCGGACACCGCACCGCAGTACGATCGCCGAGCCGCCCCACGCGGCGGTCAGGTCCGACTCCGGCAGAGCCGGGGACCGGTCCAACTCGGCCACCGTCCCGGGGAGCTCTTTGTGCAGCGCCGCACAGAGGCCCGCCACGTCGGCGGGCGGGTCGGAAGGCAGGTCCACCCGGGCCTCGGCACCACCCGGGGAACAGCCCGCGACGGCCGGGACGGCCAGCGCGGTCAGTGCGGCGAGCAGAGAGAAGGGCCGGCGGTGTCGTGACATCACCGGCCAAGAGTAGACGGGGGCTACAGATGGACCACCGGGCAGGTCAAGGTGCGGGTGATCCCGTCCACCTGCTGGACCTTGGCCACGACCATGCGGCCGAGATCGTCGACCGTGTCGGCCTGGGCGCGCACGATCACGTCGTACGGGCCCGTCACGTCCTCGGCCTGGATCACCCCCGGGATCTGCGAGATGGCATCGGCGACGAACGACGCCTTGCCCACCTCGGTCTGGATGAGGATGTACGCCTGTACCACGGAACCTCCAGGGCGGCCACGAGGATCATTTCCCCTACCCTTCGGGTGGGCCCGGGGATCACGGGTGGGCCCGGGGAAGAAGGGACGCCACGGTACCGCGTCGCCGAGTGCCGCGGGGAGACCCGCGGGCACGGCCGCGCGCACGGCGGGGCGTACGGAGAGCAGAAGTTGACGTATCTGTTGACGGTACCCAGAGCTGTGACGGCTCGCGACCGCAAGCGGACTGGGCAAGAAGGGGCACAGCGATGAAGGGCACTGTGGGCGAGCTGGGGGAGTTCGGGCTCATTCGGGAGCTCACCTCACGGCTCACCACCACCCCGGCGGTCCGGCTCGGGCCGGGCGACGACGCCGCGGTGGTGTCGGCCCCCGACCGGCGGGTCGTGGCGAGCACGGACATCCTGCTGGAGGGACGGCACTTCAGGCGCGACTGGTCCACCGCCTACGACGTCGGCCGCAAGGCCGCCGCGCAGAACCTCGCCGACATCGCCGCCATGGGCGCGGTGCCGACCGCACTCCTGCTCGGCCTCGTCGTACCCGCCGAGCTGCCGGTCACCTGGCCCACCGAGCTGATGGACGGCATCCGAGACGAGTGCCAGGTCGCCGGCGCGGCCGTGGTCGGCGGCGACGTGGTCCGCGGCGACATCATCACCGTCGCCATCACCGCCCTCGGCGACCTGCGCAACCACGAGCCCGTCCTGCGCTCCGGCGCCCAGCCCGGCGACGTCGTGGCCGTGACCGGCTGGCTCGGCTGGTCCGCGGCCGGATTCGCCGTGCTCTCGCGCGGGTTCCGCTCGCCGCGGGCCTTCGTGGAGGCCCACCGCAGGCCCGAACCGCCGTACCACGCGGGCCCCGCGGCCGCCGGACTCGGCGCCACCGCCATGACCGACGTGAGCGACGGCCTGATCGCGGACCTCGGGCACATCGCCGAGGCCAGCAAGGTACGGATCGACCTGCGCTCGGCGGCCGTCGACATCCCGACGCAGATGCACGACATCGGGCAGGCCGTCGGCGTGGACCCGCTCCAGTGGGTCCTCACCGGGGGAGAGGACCACGCCATCGTGGCCACCTTCCCGCCCGACGTGAAGCTCCCGGCCCGCTGGAAGGTCATCGGGGAGGTGCAGAACCGCTCCGCGCTGCCCCAGGTGACCGTCGACGGTGCCCCCTGGACCAGCACCGGCGGCTGGGACCACTTCGGCGGCGACGCGGCCGCGGAGGAAACGCCCCGATGAGCGGTTCTCCCCAGGGCCGAACGCACCCGCCGCTGTGCCTGACCGTCGCCGGATCCGATTCCGGCGGCGGCGCGGGCATCCAGGCCGACCTCAAGACCATGCTGGCGCTCGGGGTCCACGGGATGAGCGTGGTGACCGCTGTGACCGCGCAGAACTCCCTGGGCGTCAACGGCGTCTGGGAACTGCCCGCGGAGGCCGTCAAGGGCCAGTACAGGGCCGTGGTGGACGACATCGGCGTCCAGGCGGTGAAGACGGGAATGCTGTCCTCAGCCGAACTCGTGGAAACCGTCGCCGAACTCCTGGCCGCGACCCCGGCCCCGGCCGTCGTGGACCCGGTCGGCGTCTCCAAGCACGGGGACGCGCTGCTCGCGGCCACGGCACTGGACGCCGTGCGGAGGGAACTCCTGCCCAGGGCCACCGTCGCCACGCCGAACCTGGACGAGGTCACCCAGCTCACCGGCGTCGTCGTGGAGAGCGAGGACGGTATGCGCCGGGCCGCCGACGCGGTCCTCGCGTACGGACCCGCGTGGGTGCTGATCAAGGGCGGCCACCTCGCCGCGCACGGGGACGAGGCCGTGGACCTGCTCACGGACGGCTCCGAGGAGCGCTGGCTGCGGGCCCCGCGCTACGACAACCGGCACACGCACGGCACGGGCTGCACGCTCGCCAGCGCCATCGCGGCGGGCCTGGCGAAGGGCAGGACCGTCCCGGAGGCCGTCGCAGGGGCCAAGGAGTACGTCACGGGTGCCATCGCGGCCGGGTTCGCGCTGGGCGCGGGCATCGGACCGGTGGACCACGCGTGGCAGTGGCCCCGGGACGCCCGGAACGCCTGAAGCACCCGGAACGCCTGCAGGGCCTGTTCCACCCCGTGGAGTCACGGAGTGGAACAGGCCCTGCAGGTTCGATCTGGTAAAGCAAGAGGCCGGTCCACCAGGTGGACCGGCCTTCTCAGCAACCGGAAAGGGCTGCGCTACGACGGGAGGCGTCAGCGCGAGACCTTGCCGGCCTTGATGCACGAGGTGCAGGCGTTGAGGCGCTTCGGCGTCCCATTGACCACGGCACGGACACGCTGGATGTTCGGGTTCCAGCGACGCGAGGTGCGGCGGTGCGAGTGGGAAATGCTGTTGCCGAAGCTCGGCCCCTTGGCGCAAACGTCGCAGTTGGCAGCCACAGGTCACTCCAAAGACTTCAGATGCACTTACAGTGAATCCCGGCGCACCGGTATCAGGGATCTGAAGTGGTTTGCCGGGGGGAATGGCCCGACTCTCATCGGGCAACCGGAGCAGCATACAACGACTGCCTCGGTCCAAGAAAACTACCATGACCGCGGCAGCCTCCGACCCGGGGTCCCGCCGGACCGGCAGTCCTTCGTTACCCTGCGGTGAACCCTGGCCCGCACAAGGAGGAACGCCCGGTGGCGCACGAGCCTCAGCCGCAGCCCCCCGACGAGCTCGACGCCGAAGCGGTGCGCACCTGGAGCTCGCTGGCCCTGGCCGCACTGGGCCGGGCCCGCGAGGACATCGACGCGATCAACGTCTATCCCGTCGCGGACGCGGACACCGGCACCAACCTCTACCTGACCGCCGAATCGGCCGACCGCGAGCTCGGCGACGCCCTCGCCGGAGTGACGGAAGGCACAGCCGGAGCCACCCTCCCCGAGGCCGTACGGGCCTTCGCGCACGGCGCCCTGATAGGCGCCCGGGGCAACTCCGGGACGATCCTCGCGCAGCTGCTGCGCGGAGTCGCCGACGTACTCGGCGACGAACCCGCCGGGCGCGATCCCGCCCGGCTGCTCGCCCAGGCGCTGGCCCGGGCCGCCGAGGAGGCGTACCGGGCCGTCGCGCACCCGGTGGAGGGCACCATGCTCACCGTCGCCACCGCCGCCGCCCGGGCCGCCGCCCTCGCCGAGGCCGCCGCCGGCACCGCCGCGGACGTGGCCCGGGCCGCCTACGACGGGGCCCGCGCGGCCCTCGCCGAAACCCCGGGGCAGCTGGCCGTGCTGGGGCGGGCCGGGGTGGTCGACGCCGGAGGCTGCGGACTCGTCGCCGTACTCGGGGCCCTGTGGCAGGCGCTGTCCGGGCAGGAGCCGGCCCCCGAGCCGGTACGCGGCCGGGCCGTGCCCGTACCGCGGCCGCCCGAGCCCTGCGCCGAGGAGCACGGCGGACCCGCGTACGAGGTGATCTACCTGCTGGAGGCCGCCGAGACGGAGGTCGGGGAGCTGCGCACGCGCCTCGACGCCCTCGGCGACTCCCTGGTCGTGGTCGGCGGGGACGGACTGTGGAACGTCCACGTCCACGTCGACGACCCCGGCGCGGCCGTGGAGGCGGCGGTGGTCGCCGGGCGGCCGTACCGGATCCGCATCACGCACTTCGGCGACGAGCGGCGCCGGGCCCGCGGCGAACGCGCCCGGCGGGCCGTCGTCGCCGTGGTCCAGGGCGAGGGGCTGGCCGGGCTGTGCGGAGACGCGGGAGCCACCACCGTGCTCGCACGCCCCGGGGAAGCACCGGCCGTCGCCGAACTGGTCGACGCCATCCGCGAGGCGCACGCCCGCGAGGTCGTCCTGCTCCCGAATGCCGCCGAACTGCGGGCGGCCGCCGCAGCCGCTGCCGAACAGGCCCGCGCCGAGGGCGTACGGGTCGCCGTGATCCCGACCCGCTCCGAGGTCCAGGGGCTGGCCGCGCTGGCCGTCCACGACGCGGACGCCACCTTCGACGAGGACGTGGTCGCCATGACCGCGGCCGCCGGAGCCACCCGCTACGGCGAACTCGCCGTCGCCGAACGGCAGTCCTTCACCTCGGCCGGCATCTGCCAGGCCGGTGACGTGCTCGGCCTCATCGACGGCGACGTGGTGGTCATCGGCG carries:
- a CDS encoding D-alanine--D-alanine ligase family protein; this translates as MSSENLPQTPEQQGRKPRVAVVFGGRSSEHAISVVTAGAVLRSIDRSKYEVLPIGITTDGRWALTSDEPARMAISDGKLPDVGQLAESEDGAVVLSVDPASREVVYTEPGAVPKALGEVDVVFPVLHGPYGEDGTLQGLLELSGIPYVGSGVLASAVGQDKDYMKRVFTSFGLRVGPYVTIRPREWENDREGALARIADFAGEHGWPLFIKPARAGSSIGITKVDAPSGLDAAIREARRHDPKIIVEALLRGREIECGVLEFEDGPRASVPAEIPPVSSHDFYDFEAKYIDSASGLVPAPLTPEQTAEVQKLAIEAFDAASCEGLVRADFFLTEDGTFVINEINTMPGFTPISMYPRMWQESGIEYPELVDRLIQAALRRSTGLR
- a CDS encoding DUF3515 domain-containing protein, producing MSRHRRPFSLLAALTALAVPAVAGCSPGGAEARVDLPSDPPADVAGLCAALHKELPGTVAELDRSPALPESDLTAAWGGSAIVLRCGVRKPAKMLDPEQDGIEVNGVGWLVERLDDGGVRFTTGLRLAYTEVLVDKEHATDAGMLVGLSDAIAKTVPEGISSY
- a CDS encoding Lrp/AsnC family transcriptional regulator, encoding MVQAYILIQTEVGKASFVADAISQIPGVIQAEDVTGPYDVIVRAQADTVDDLGRMVVAKVQQVDGITRTLTCPVVHL
- a CDS encoding thiamine-phosphate kinase; this encodes MKGTVGELGEFGLIRELTSRLTTTPAVRLGPGDDAAVVSAPDRRVVASTDILLEGRHFRRDWSTAYDVGRKAAAQNLADIAAMGAVPTALLLGLVVPAELPVTWPTELMDGIRDECQVAGAAVVGGDVVRGDIITVAITALGDLRNHEPVLRSGAQPGDVVAVTGWLGWSAAGFAVLSRGFRSPRAFVEAHRRPEPPYHAGPAAAGLGATAMTDVSDGLIADLGHIAEASKVRIDLRSAAVDIPTQMHDIGQAVGVDPLQWVLTGGEDHAIVATFPPDVKLPARWKVIGEVQNRSALPQVTVDGAPWTSTGGWDHFGGDAAAEETPR
- the thiD gene encoding bifunctional hydroxymethylpyrimidine kinase/phosphomethylpyrimidine kinase yields the protein MSGSPQGRTHPPLCLTVAGSDSGGGAGIQADLKTMLALGVHGMSVVTAVTAQNSLGVNGVWELPAEAVKGQYRAVVDDIGVQAVKTGMLSSAELVETVAELLAATPAPAVVDPVGVSKHGDALLAATALDAVRRELLPRATVATPNLDEVTQLTGVVVESEDGMRRAADAVLAYGPAWVLIKGGHLAAHGDEAVDLLTDGSEERWLRAPRYDNRHTHGTGCTLASAIAAGLAKGRTVPEAVAGAKEYVTGAIAAGFALGAGIGPVDHAWQWPRDARNA
- the rpmB gene encoding 50S ribosomal protein L28 gives rise to the protein MAANCDVCAKGPSFGNSISHSHRRTSRRWNPNIQRVRAVVNGTPKRLNACTSCIKAGKVSR
- a CDS encoding DAK2 domain-containing protein translates to MAHEPQPQPPDELDAEAVRTWSSLALAALGRAREDIDAINVYPVADADTGTNLYLTAESADRELGDALAGVTEGTAGATLPEAVRAFAHGALIGARGNSGTILAQLLRGVADVLGDEPAGRDPARLLAQALARAAEEAYRAVAHPVEGTMLTVATAAARAAALAEAAAGTAADVARAAYDGARAALAETPGQLAVLGRAGVVDAGGCGLVAVLGALWQALSGQEPAPEPVRGRAVPVPRPPEPCAEEHGGPAYEVIYLLEAAETEVGELRTRLDALGDSLVVVGGDGLWNVHVHVDDPGAAVEAAVVAGRPYRIRITHFGDERRRARGERARRAVVAVVQGEGLAGLCGDAGATTVLARPGEAPAVAELVDAIREAHAREVVLLPNAAELRAAAAAAAEQARAEGVRVAVIPTRSEVQGLAALAVHDADATFDEDVVAMTAAAGATRYGELAVAERQSFTSAGICQAGDVLGLIDGDVVVIGDGLEETAEAVLARMLGSGGELVTLVLGPEVPDALAERLEAYVQNGHLAVDTVTYRGGRWSAPLLIGVE